A region of Leclercia adecarboxylata DNA encodes the following proteins:
- the uspB gene encoding universal stress protein UspB translates to MISTVALFWALCVVCIVNMARYFSSLRALLVVLRGCDPLLYQYVDGGGFFTSHGQPSKQMRLVWYIYAQRYRDHHDDEFIRRCERLRRQFILTSALCGLVVVSMIALLIWH, encoded by the coding sequence ATGATTAGCACCGTCGCATTGTTTTGGGCGTTATGTGTGGTTTGCATTGTGAATATGGCGCGTTATTTCTCATCCTTGCGCGCGCTGTTAGTGGTACTGCGTGGCTGCGATCCGTTGCTTTATCAATATGTGGACGGCGGGGGCTTCTTCACCTCGCACGGGCAGCCCAGCAAACAGATGCGCCTGGTGTGGTATATCTACGCCCAGCGCTATCGCGATCATCATGATGATGAGTTTATCCGTCGCTGTGAACGCCTGCGTCGTCAGTTCATTCTGACCAGCGCGCTGTGCGGCCTGGTGGTGGTGAGCATGATTGCTCTCCTCATCTGGCATTGA